One Polaribacter sp. KT25b DNA segment encodes these proteins:
- the rbfA gene encoding 30S ribosome-binding factor RbfA: protein MEETNRQRKIAGVLQKDLVDVLQKAAQDGMKGVIISVSKVHVTSDLGVAKVYLSIFPSVKRDEIIKGVVSNTVLIRHEMAKRTKNQLRRMPELLFFGDDTLDYIEEIDKSLSGKDEDPIKNPEVLPKRKKI, encoded by the coding sequence ATGGAAGAAACTAACAGACAAAGAAAAATTGCAGGAGTTCTGCAAAAAGATTTGGTAGATGTGTTGCAAAAAGCAGCGCAAGATGGTATGAAGGGCGTTATTATTTCTGTTTCTAAAGTACATGTTACTTCAGATTTAGGAGTAGCAAAAGTGTATTTAAGTATTTTTCCATCAGTAAAAAGAGATGAAATTATAAAAGGTGTGGTTTCTAACACGGTTTTAATTCGTCATGAAATGGCAAAAAGAACTAAAAATCAATTACGTAGAATGCCAGAGTTATTGTTTTTTGGCGATGACACACTAGATTATATAGAAGAAATTGACAAGTCTTTGAGTGGTAAAGATGAAGATCCTATTAAAAATCCAGAAGTTTTACCAAAACGTAAAAAAATATAA
- a CDS encoding response regulator transcription factor, with the protein MKQFTVVIVDDHTLLSQAIQTMVNTFQKFKVLYTCKNGKELLEKFSDQKNIPNIVLMDINMPIMNGVETTEWITKHHPKVNVMALSVEDEEFTILKMLKAGAAGYLLKDTEKSVLEKALIEIAENGFYHTKSVTTILMNSLSGNEVKEIDINDKERQFLKLSCTELTYKEIADQMNLSPKTIDNYRNSLFSKLNVKNRVGMVTYAIKNKIYTL; encoded by the coding sequence ATGAAACAATTTACAGTTGTTATTGTAGATGATCATACATTATTATCACAAGCAATTCAAACAATGGTTAATACTTTCCAAAAGTTTAAGGTGTTGTATACGTGTAAAAATGGAAAAGAATTATTAGAAAAATTTTCTGATCAAAAAAATATACCAAATATTGTTTTAATGGATATTAATATGCCAATTATGAATGGTGTAGAAACTACAGAATGGATTACTAAACACCATCCAAAAGTGAATGTTATGGCACTTTCTGTAGAAGATGAAGAGTTTACAATTTTAAAAATGTTAAAAGCAGGTGCTGCTGGATATTTATTAAAAGATACAGAAAAGTCTGTTTTAGAAAAAGCTTTAATTGAAATTGCAGAAAACGGGTTTTATCATACAAAAAGTGTAACCACTATACTTATGAATTCTCTTTCTGGTAATGAAGTTAAAGAAATTGATATAAATGATAAGGAACGTCAGTTTTTAAAACTTTCTTGTACAGAATTAACGTATAAAGAAATTGCAGATCAAATGAATTTAAGTCCGAAAACTATTGACAATTATAGAAATAGTTTGTTTTCTAAATTAAATGTAAAAAATAGAGTTGGTATGGTAACATATGCAATAAAAAATAAAATTTACACTCTCTAA